The Mauremys reevesii isolate NIE-2019 linkage group 7, ASM1616193v1, whole genome shotgun sequence genome includes the window AGGTCAAGCTGCAAGACACAAGGATCAAGAGGACTCCCCTTACCAGTAGTACTGTGGTGCCATGAAAGCTCATGAGATCAAACTTTTGGGTCACAGTGAAGTGGTAGAGGTCTCCTCCGAAGATACCCATGtgaaccagcagcagcaggagggaggcACTGGTGAAGATTACTTTGCTGGGGAAAGTGATGGTGACAAAGGGGTCCTTCCAGCTCATACCTCCCCATCCCATGCTAGGTGTAAGGACCGGCTGCGTGGTAACTTTGATGCTGACCATGGTGCTGGGAGGGGGTAATTAGCTCCAGGAGGCAGGCTGGAGGCTGTTTGCAGTGATGGCGTGACCTCACTGCAGGCTGGGAGTGGTTCAGAATCCTTGGATCAGGGTGCTGAGGTCATAAAGAACTGAGAGTTCTAGAAGGGTTTGCAGAACATCCATAGGGGCTAGGAGAAGGGATTGCAGAAGGCTGAGTGGAGGGAcactgggagaggggaaaagaggaTACGGATGGGGAATCATTATAAACTTTTACCCCCAACGTGAGATATCACAGCAATAAACACATTAGATTGTCCCCATGCATGATAGATTATAGATGGATAAATGAGCATGTCTTGGAATATTAGATggcgatggatggatggacagattaGATGGTATGTGAGGGCATGGATTGGTAGATGGGTTGGATACACTAGATGGATGTggaaagggatggatggatagattagATGATGAGTGTGCATGGGGATAGATTTGTGGATGGATGCACAGATTAACTAGACTAACAGATTGTAATTGAGAAATTCTATGGTAACAGCATGATGTCATAAACCAGTTTGAAGGTGTCATGTGGTAAAATAAGGACCAGGATATGTCATAAAATCATGCCTGTGTGCTGACATCATAAAATGGTATGGGAAATGCTGTGTAGATGGCTGATTAAAGCATATGTGCATGCAATTGGATGATATCATATGCTAATATGATGACATCACAGCATGATAGGCAACTGCCACGGGCTCAGGGAACCACGCAGCGCCTGTGCCCTCCCCCAGCCGCCAAAGGCTTATTGTAGAGATAGAGGCTGTGGCTGCCAAACTGCTTCCCACTGGCGACGCACCGGTACGGGGGATCTTTCGCTAAATCAAGAGAACGCTTCCCATTCCGGAAGTGACCTCACCGCCATTGGGGAATGAACGTTCTCAACATTACGTCACTGGTCCCGGAAATGACCTCATCGTGGGGGCGGGAGGGTCTCAACAATGTCACTGGTCCCGGAAGTGACCTCAGTGTCTTTTTTCCCGTCCAAACAAAGCTGGGTGCCTCGGCCGCGGGAGGATGTCGGGTCCCCTGCCGGGGCCGGCCGAGCCCGGCTCGGAGCCGCcgggcgggaagcggcggccgcACGGGATGCTGAAGCTCTACTACGGGCTGCCGGACCCGGCGGGGGAGGCGCGGGGCGGCCTGGCCCCAGGAGGGGATCCCGGGGGACCTACTGACATCAATGGGGCGCACTTCGACCCGGAAGTGTTCCTCACTAAGGTGCTCCCTGGCGCTGGGTGTGCTCAGAGCCAGGGGGGCCTCAACCCCTGTGGAGCCCTGTgtgccaaggccctgcccccaatatTCCTCTGTGAGCCCCCACACACTGACCCCTCTGCCGGACTCCCCCCCACGCCTGCCCGaggagcctcccctcccctcccctcccatacCGATTCTCTAGGGTTCGCCCCTCAAATCCCTGGTTTACCCCTACCAGACACCCAGACTCCTGCGGGGTAGCTTCCCCCGGcgggactcccccccccccccacttccctccctgtcGCAGCAGTGACTGCACCTGGGGATTCTCCCCAAAGGGCTTGACTTTATAGCCTGTCTCTCAGGGAAACCAGCCTGTCAAACCCATTTCAATATTGCAACTCCTGCCGGTGACTATTGCCTGCCTCCTTTCTGCTCCCTCCCATGTACCTCCATCCCCTAATATCGGGTGGGCTGCAGGTCATGATTGAGGGGTACCAGCAGAATAGGGGAGTTCAGGCCTGAGATTgatggggctgcaggtcaggcttgaggtgcaccagcagagctggggagggcacCTAATCTAGGCCTGAAATTGTAGGGGGCTGCAGCTCAGTACTGAGGGGAATTGGCAGAACTGTAGGCCTAAGCTCAGGGTTGGGGTAATGGGGAAACAGGTGGGGATtgaagggcactggcagagctggcatCCCTGGCCATGCCCCTCACTCACTGTTACTCTCCCTAGCTGCGAAAGGAGTGCTCACTAGCCCAGCTTATGGACTGTGAGACTGACATGGTAAAGCAGATCCGCGCCCTGGACAGCGACATGCAGACCCTGGTCTATGAAAACTACAACAAGTTCATCTCAGCCACAGGTAccatgcagggctgcccagaccccagtcaTCCAGATGTATCCTTAGCACTGGGGGAGAATCTTTGGGCCTGGCTGATTTCCTTCTATTCCCCAGACACAATCCGCAAGATGAAGAATGACTTCAAGAAGATGGAGGATGAGATGGATTGCCTGGCTGCCAACATGGCTGTCATCACAGAGTTCAGCGCCCGCATCAGCAGCACCCTGCAGGACCAGCACGAGCAGATCACCAAGCTCTCGGGTACTGGCCACAAGCTGCCCTCTGAGCCAGCTGGAAAGATCCAAGGGTCTGATCTGGGGTGGTAGGGATACAGCGCTGAATAGGCTCATTGGTTTGATCCAGGGCAGTAAGGATGGCGTGGGGAGGCATGTCAGGCTAGGTAAGCTCGTCAGTTGTGTCTGACACAGTAAATCCTATGTGAGGATCCTCTAAGAACAGAGAGGATTCTGGGAGAGGGTGGCGGGTGTGCTGTCCTCTGCCTTGGCTGGGCCAAGACACCAAGTCCCGTTTCACGAGACAGGGACTCAGGAGTGGATCTAGGGCTTCCAAGGATAGAAATGAGGTGTggagggaagcctgggagggggaagcctgggagggagaacCCTGTAGCTGCACTGTTCATTCCCCTGCTTGGCCAGTGCTGTGGCTGCTCTTCTCCACAGCTCGGGAGGGCAGAATTACCCTGGTCGCCCTGATCTAGGGCCAAGATGGCAGCTGATGGAGGGGGAATATTAGCCCAGCCAACCACCCAGTGACCAGAAGAATCAGGATAGAACAGGGGTGGTGGGAGGGTCCATGAAGAGCTCCAGGCCGTATCCTGCCTGAGCAGCTGGAGACAGGCATAGGGAGGAGGTGCGTGCTAGGGGATGCTGGCACTGCCTCTAACAGGGTTTCTCTGGATCCCAGGGGTCCACACGCTCCTGCGCAAGCTGCagttcctctttgagctgcctgCCCGCCTCACCAAGTGTGTGGAGCTGGAGGCCTATGGACAGGCAGTGCGCTACTACAGCAAAGCCCGCTCCATCCTGCACCAGTACCAGCACATGCCCTCCTTCCAGGGCATCCAGGACGACTGCCAGAAGATCATGGCCAACCTGGCGCAGAAGCTGCGGGAGAAATTCAGGTACAGGCCCTTGGATCTGATCCAGTGTTGGGGGAGTGGACAAAGAGCGAGGTGGGACAGttgcattggtctgacccagagtgggagggataccagggtagatgggtgCAAAGGTCTGATCCAAAGGATGATAGGATAACTATTACCTTAATCACCCAACTGCCCCCATTCATTTCAGTCGGTTTGTTAACTCTGAAACTTAATGTCAACACAAATAGTGACGGCATGGTGGAAATCAGCAATATTGAGGTCTATCATTAGGTTTCAGAATTATCCCCCCAATTAAGACAAATGGACTGGATTCCAGGTCCAGAAGCTGGATGCTGTTGTTAATTCCCATAGCCATCCCTTAAACCCTGCTGCAGGTGCATTGGGAGTGGGGGGGTCCATGTCTCCGCTCCCCTGCCATTTCCAATGTCCTCTCTTTTCCTTGGTAGAGACGGGGGCTCTGGGGCAAAGGACCTGGCTGAGTgcgtggagctgctgctgcagctggatgAACCAGCAGAGGAGCTGTGTGATGAATTCCTTTCCCATGCCCGCTGCCGGTTGGAGGCTGAGCTGGAGGCTCTagaagcagagctggggcagccagGTGGTGCCCCTATCACTGACATCCTGGAGTTCATCGACCGTGGCTGCAACATCTTTGTCAGCAACATGTGCCTGGTGATCGCCTCCTACCAGGAGCTCTTTGTCAGCCGAGAAGGAGTGCAGGGCATCACCCGCATGGCTCAGGACAAGCTGGTGGCCTTTGTCAACTCCCTCATGGAGACATACTTCTCCCTGGTGGAGCGGCGCATCCAGTTGGAGAAAGGGGTCGGGGACAACTCACTGCTGGTGCGGGCCCTGGACCGCTTCCACCGGCGCCTACAAGCCCTGGCCAAGCTGCTGCCGGCCTCCAACGTGGCAGCAGAGGGCACGGAGATTGTGGTGCGGGCTGCCAAGGAGCGCATCCGCCAGTACCTGCTGGCCCTGCAGAGCTTCTACCAGGACTGTCTGACAGATGTGCGCCAGTCGCTAGCTGCCCCGCGCCTGGCAGGCAAGGAGAGCCCCAACCTGGCCGAGCTGCTGGGCACCATCTCGGCCTCTGTCCTTAACCAGATCAAGTCAGTGCTCACCTATGTCCACCTCTTCACAGCAAAGGACATCACCTTCTCCAATAAGCCCTACTTCAAGGTGACACCgcctggggggaggaagggactgTGAACCATGGGAGTTAGAGGTTGAGAGTCAGATATATTCAGTTTTTCCTCCAACAGTTCTGATGCCCCTCAGCGATCCCTAGCGCTTCTAGCCCTTTTCATCAAGACCTCTTCAAAGCTGTATATAAGGGCGGTCGCTATCATTAGCTCCATTTGTAGAGACGAGGAAACCcaacaggatggtccagtggtttaggcactagcctaggacttgggagacagATTCAATTTCCTGCTTTGCACAGGctttctctgtgaccttgggcaagtcacttagccgctctgtgccttggtttccccatctgtataagggggataatagcactgggggcaggggtgctctGGTGGGGGCTGGCAACCGGGCCTGCAGTCAGGTgtggctctgctctgctcccagccccacctcaccccaggtTGGGATCAGGGCCGGGAatgtggctggggatgggaccagagctgcgggcagggaggggctgggtggtgctccctccctaaCCCTGGGGCTGGCCTGgtctctgctgccccctgcccctgaagGTTCCTTCATGgtcccctggggcagccccctgcccctgaagGTTCCTTCATGgtcccctggggcagccccctgcccctgaagGTTCCTTCATGGTCCCCTGGGGCAGCACGCCtcccagtttggggacctctggaaTAATGTGTTCCATGCAGATACTGTTCTATATCAGTCTGCAGGGGTTTCCTGACTGCTGCTGGGCCCTTCCTGACTTCATAACTGGCTTCAGAGCTGCAGCCTTTACGAATGTCCCATCCCCCACAAGGACTTTGTGCAATTGAGACTACACCATAGATGTGCCTTTTTATGTTGATACACAATTCAGCTGTGTGTGTTGTCTCCTGAACTAAGGAGCCATGTGGGACTTCCATAGATtctaaaaccagaagggaccattatgatcacccaGTGCTCTTCCACATGCACAGGCTGTAGAATTTTCCCCAGACGCTGGATTAAAGCATGAAAGAGATCTAGTGTAGAAAGAGATCTAGTTTTGCTTTAAAGACTCCAGGCGGTGGCCAGCCCATGGCTCCCCTGCTGAATCAGGGTTTATTCACCCTCCCTGCTAGGAAATTGCTTTATTTCAAAGTTAcgtttgtctaacttcaactttcagccattggatcttgctCTGCCTTCGTCTGGTGGACTGAAAAGCCCCATCTATCAGATAGATTTTCAAACTGGCTCATGTGCAGAGAAGAGTTCCTAGGCTGATGAGGAGAAAGGAGAGCTGATCTTAGGaggggagactgaaagagctgggCTTGTTTACGCTGGTCAGACGAAGGCCGGGAGGGGATCTGACTGCTTTCTATCCATACAGCAGAGGGGCAGaccccagggagggagaagagctattgaAGCTAAAAGacagtgttggcacaagaacaaatggggataAAGTGTCCAGGAATCAGCTGAGGCTGGAATTGAGGTTTCTACCCATCAGAGGAGGAAGagtctggaacagcctcccagcaGGTGGAGTTGGGGGCAAACAGCCCAGCTAGTTTTACAAGGGAGTTTGTGGCCGGGATGATGTGGCCTGGTTACTTGTGATAGCAGGGGTTGGACTCAGTAACCTAGGAGGTCCCTTGGAGTCCTATGTCCCTGTAACTTTTTCCTGTATCTTTCTCCCTAATCCCAACCCACTGCTCCCAGGACTCCTCCCACTATGACATTTCTGCTGGTGCCCTTTGATCCCCACCCACATCCCCACCAGGTCTGTCGTCCGGGTGTAGTCCATGGGCAGTCTTCATCTGGGGGAGCAGATGTGGAGTGGGGAGATGGTGTCAGGATAGCTGCCTGGCTCCAGGAGGAGCCACTCTACCGGGCAGCAAGAGGAAGTGCTGAACTTCTCCCCCCATTTCATCCCCCAGGGTGAGTTCTGCAGCCAGGGTGTCCGCGAGGGCCTGATCGTTGGCTTCATCAAGTCCATCTGCCAGACGGCACGGCAGTTCTGTGAGACCACAGGGGACAAGGGTGGCTCCactccccccgccctgctgctcctgctctcccGCCTCTGCCTGGACTACGAGACCTCCACCATCAGCTACATCCTCACCCTGACCGACGAGCAGTTCCTAGTGCAGGTGGGCAGGCGCCGACCCCTGGGACCCAGGAGTAAGGAGGAAACATCCCCCCGCCCCGGGATCCTGATCTGGGACCCAGACCCTCAATATGCAGGGAGGGGAGTCCCTgtctggctggctctggggattCTCCACCTGAAACCCCATGTTCAATTCAAAGCCCCTCAATACCCAAGGCCTCCTTTCCCATCAAGGGCTAGTAGGATGGACctagacgggggtgggggaggcagtctCCATCTGAGGGGTTTGAGCCCCGAAGTTAGGAGGTGGCCCCAGGGAGTGTGACTAAGCCAGATTTCCAGGGGCTGTTCCCTGGGGTTGGGATCACCAGGGCTGGGGAATCGTCTGCccaggggaagggatgggataTATGTAGTCAAGCTGGATGGCAGTGGGAGATCTAGTGAGTGGGCATGCGCCCTCCAAGCTCCGCTGCATGCCACAGGGTTTCCTGTCAGGGCCCAGCTGATCTGACCACCCCACTCCTTCAGTGGGTGTGAGATTCCATCAGGGATGAGGGAAGCGATGTATGGATGGCACTGGACAGGGTAGGATGGGGGCAGCCCATTCCATCTTGAGTGCCCCTACCCCACATGGAGCTGGTGGTGCTGGGTGGCACATGTGGGGAAGCATGAGggcagcctgtccctcctgagtgCCCCTCCTGTGGAGCGAGTGGGTGTTGGGGAAAATGCCCTGTCCGGCACTACTGACCCGCTGTTCTCCCTCCCTAGGACCACTCCCCCATCACCCCGGTTACCAGCCTGTGTGCGGATGCCCGCGAGGCGGCCCAGAGGCTGCTCAACCACTACGTGAAGGTGCAGGGGCTGATCATCTCGCAGATGCTGCGCAAGAGTGTGGAGACACGCGACTGGGTCAACACCATTGAGCCACGCAACGTGCGGGCTGTCATGAAGAGGGTGGTGGAGGATACCACCTCCATCGACGTGCAGGTCAGTGGGGAAAAGGAGGATCCAGGGCTTCCTGTACCCCCAGGGACCCCGCACTCACCCAGGCTTCTTGCCTGCCCTCTTGCAGGTGGGGCTCCTGTACGAGGAGGGCGTCCGCAAGGCCCAGAGCAGCGACTCCAGCAAGAGGACCTTCTCTGTGTACAGCAGCTCCCGGCAACAGAGCCGCTATGCACCCAGCTACACGCCCAGGTGAGGGGCTGCGACGGGGTGTGgagtgggtcaggactgaggggcactggcgggGGGAGTGCAGGGCTGGGAAAGCAGGGGGTGGCAGGTCAGGATTGAAGAGCATCGGTAGggctgggaaagcagggggctgcaggtcagaactgaggggcaccggcagggctgcagTGAGGTGTCTACCCTCCTAGCTACGTGTTGGGGTGAGTGGCCTGCACAAAGGCAGGTGGGCCTGCTCCTACCTGCGCCCCAGAGGAGAGGGCTTTGACCCAGTGTTTCACTCCCAGACGCAGCCTCAGGTGAGGAGGGCTGCccagatccaatcccctgctGTTCAATGGGGTTCCTGGCTGCTGGTGAGTGTGTAACCCCTTGTCTCTGCCCCTCCCCGTGCAGTGCCCCCCTGGACACTAATCTACTGAGTAACATTCAGAAGCTGTTCTCTGAGCGCATTGACATCTTCAGCCCCGTGGAGTTCAACAAGGTGAGCAGAGCTGCCAccctgggagtgggggagagccCTCCACGGatcagagctcccctcccccagtgcatcAGAGCAGGGACACAGCTCCCAACGCTCACTCCAtctgatcacagtggtctcttctggccttaggcTCTATTAATCTtcaatggacacacacacaccaccaccacccagtgcATAAAAGGAAGAACAGGGCTCCTGACACACCTCCCGCGTCCTCTGGGGACCCTTCCCTCCAGAGCTGTCACACACCCACTCCATGT containing:
- the VPS51 gene encoding vacuolar protein sorting-associated protein 51 homolog isoform X1, with translation MSGPLPGPAEPGSEPPGGKRRPHGMLKLYYGLPDPAGEARGGLAPGGDPGGPTDINGAHFDPEVFLTKLRKECSLAQLMDCETDMVKQIRALDSDMQTLVYENYNKFISATDTIRKMKNDFKKMEDEMDCLAANMAVITEFSARISSTLQDQHEQITKLSGVHTLLRKLQFLFELPARLTKCVELEAYGQAVRYYSKARSILHQYQHMPSFQGIQDDCQKIMANLAQKLREKFRDGGSGAKDLAECVELLLQLDEPAEELCDEFLSHARCRLEAELEALEAELGQPGGAPITDILEFIDRGCNIFVSNMCLVIASYQELFVSREGVQGITRMAQDKLVAFVNSLMETYFSLVERRIQLEKGVGDNSLLVRALDRFHRRLQALAKLLPASNVAAEGTEIVVRAAKERIRQYLLALQSFYQDCLTDVRQSLAAPRLAGKESPNLAELLGTISASVLNQIKSVLTYVHLFTAKDITFSNKPYFKGEFCSQGVREGLIVGFIKSICQTARQFCETTGDKGGSTPPALLLLLSRLCLDYETSTISYILTLTDEQFLVQDHSPITPVTSLCADAREAAQRLLNHYVKVQGLIISQMLRKSVETRDWVNTIEPRNVRAVMKRVVEDTTSIDVQVGLLYEEGVRKAQSSDSSKRTFSVYSSSRQQSRYAPSYTPSAPLDTNLLSNIQKLFSERIDIFSPVEFNKVSVLTGIIKISLKTFLECVRLRTFGRYGLQQIQVDCYYLQLYLWRFVCDENLVHFLLDEIVGSTAHRCLDPVPMEQSVIEVICERG
- the VPS51 gene encoding vacuolar protein sorting-associated protein 51 homolog isoform X2, yielding MGRTSTRKCSSLRCSLALGVLRARGASTPVEPCVPRPCPQYSSLRKECSLAQLMDCETDMVKQIRALDSDMQTLVYENYNKFISATDTIRKMKNDFKKMEDEMDCLAANMAVITEFSARISSTLQDQHEQITKLSGVHTLLRKLQFLFELPARLTKCVELEAYGQAVRYYSKARSILHQYQHMPSFQGIQDDCQKIMANLAQKLREKFRDGGSGAKDLAECVELLLQLDEPAEELCDEFLSHARCRLEAELEALEAELGQPGGAPITDILEFIDRGCNIFVSNMCLVIASYQELFVSREGVQGITRMAQDKLVAFVNSLMETYFSLVERRIQLEKGVGDNSLLVRALDRFHRRLQALAKLLPASNVAAEGTEIVVRAAKERIRQYLLALQSFYQDCLTDVRQSLAAPRLAGKESPNLAELLGTISASVLNQIKSVLTYVHLFTAKDITFSNKPYFKGEFCSQGVREGLIVGFIKSICQTARQFCETTGDKGGSTPPALLLLLSRLCLDYETSTISYILTLTDEQFLVQDHSPITPVTSLCADAREAAQRLLNHYVKVQGLIISQMLRKSVETRDWVNTIEPRNVRAVMKRVVEDTTSIDVQVGLLYEEGVRKAQSSDSSKRTFSVYSSSRQQSRYAPSYTPSAPLDTNLLSNIQKLFSERIDIFSPVEFNKVSVLTGIIKISLKTFLECVRLRTFGRYGLQQIQVDCYYLQLYLWRFVCDENLVHFLLDEIVGSTAHRCLDPVPMEQSVIEVICERG